In Hamadaea flava, a genomic segment contains:
- a CDS encoding GntR family transcriptional regulator — translation MIEPSKSQYVQIAELLQRRIDDGTYPPGSVLPSEPDLANELNVSRVTVNKAVTLLRASGAVKVRRGAGTFVRSLPKIPRDAVARFAARGQGTGAGQVEITKLNLQSRTAYLHIGEVTAPPEVDRLLQLNGRPALVRSRVLFANEEPTQLADSYYPWALVKNSNLTEPDVGKGGSYGRLADLGHGPVRFTEDINVRMPTDDERRRLEIEPTLPVFEITHVAYAEGDQPVSVTIHVMPGHLWTLRYGWNDMAGEGAQG, via the coding sequence GTGATCGAACCGTCCAAGTCGCAATACGTCCAGATCGCCGAACTTCTTCAGCGGCGTATCGACGACGGCACGTATCCGCCTGGTTCTGTCCTGCCGAGCGAGCCCGATCTCGCGAATGAACTGAACGTCTCGCGAGTGACCGTCAACAAGGCGGTAACCCTGCTCAGGGCCAGTGGCGCGGTGAAGGTGCGGCGTGGAGCGGGCACCTTCGTTCGCAGCCTGCCGAAGATCCCCCGTGATGCGGTGGCCCGCTTCGCGGCGCGAGGCCAGGGCACCGGAGCCGGTCAGGTCGAGATCACGAAGCTCAACCTGCAATCACGTACGGCCTACCTGCACATCGGCGAGGTGACGGCACCGCCGGAGGTAGACCGGCTTCTCCAGCTCAACGGCCGGCCCGCGCTCGTTCGCAGCCGGGTCCTGTTCGCCAACGAGGAGCCGACGCAGCTCGCCGACTCGTACTACCCGTGGGCGCTCGTCAAGAACAGCAACCTGACCGAGCCGGACGTCGGAAAAGGCGGCTCGTACGGACGCCTCGCAGACCTGGGACACGGACCCGTCCGGTTCACCGAGGACATCAACGTCCGCATGCCCACAGACGACGAACGCCGGAGGCTGGAGATCGAGCCGACGCTGCCCGTCTTCGAGATCACGCATGTCGCGTACGCCGAAGGCGATCAACCGGTCAGCGTGACGATCCACGTCATGCCCGGCCACCTCTGGACTCTGCGCTACGGCTGGAACGACATGGCCGGCGAAGGCGCGCAAGGATGA